One Setaria viridis chromosome 5, Setaria_viridis_v4.0, whole genome shotgun sequence genomic region harbors:
- the LOC117854487 gene encoding adenylate-forming reductase 06235 isoform X2, translating to MDWKDQAKPMMHNKFSSCRGVSFELKPSPGSSFALQAHDGHGPPQQPPDATSAGRWVWLPQTFSRASSRIFPAAFGRSPSLASSHFCDLDDEGADDDEEMAVAAAAAAVDDAPGKKASAPAASAKEAPSARSRLGVILLDQGLFTVYKRLFVLCFALNAVGLALAATGHFPYARGHAAVFAMGNILALTLCRSEAVLRAVFWLAVALFGRPWVPVVVKTGVTAILQSLGGVHSGCGVSSLAWLAYALVRAQLQRRDGMTPREVVGVASAILGLLALSCLVWVFVVLSAGYDPTTASYVRLTGAALVKRQELWLATAITFFTVLPWLTVRRVPVTVTARSSHASVITFQGGVKAGLLGRISRSPLSEWHAFGIISDNGDTHAMLAGAVGDFTRGLISDPPTRLWVRGVHFAGLPYLLNMYRRATMVATGSGICVFMSFLIERLRGRVVVHDTAVMGRPDVAALAVDAARRWGSEVVVVTSNPEGSRDVVTACNKAGIPAFGPIWDS from the exons ATGGACTGGAAAGACCAGGCCAAGCCCATGATGCACAACAAGTTCTCGAGCTGTCGTGGCGTCTCCTTCGAGCTCAAGCCGTCGCCGGGCAGCTCGTTCGCCCTCCAAGCACACGACGGTCATGGTCCTCCCCAGCAGCCACCGGACGCCACGAGCGCCGGCCGGTGGGTCTGGCTGCCCCAGACGTTcagccgcgcctcctcccggATCTTTCCTGCGGCTTTTGGCAGGTCGCCGAGCCTAGCGAGCAGCCACTTCTGTGACCTCGACGACGAGGgcgcggacgacgacgaggagatgGCCGTCGCCGCGGCAGCTGCGGCCGTTGATGACGCGCCGGGCAAGAAGgcgagcgcgccggcggcgtcggcgaaggAGGCGCCATCGGCGCGCTCGAGGCTCGGCGTCATACTGCTCGACCAGGGCCTGTTCACCGTGTACAAGCGCCTCTTCGTGCTGTGCTTCGCGTTGAACGCCGTGGGGCTCGCGCTCGCGGCGACCGGACACTTCCCTTACGCGAGGGGGCACGCAGCCGTCTTCGCCATGGGCAACATCCTGGCGCTCACGCTGTGCCGCTCCGAGGCGGTTCTGCGGGCCGTGTTCTGGCTCGCCGTCGCGCTCTTCGGCCGGCCGTGGGTGCCCGTCGTCGTGAAGACCGGAGTGACGGCGATCCTGCAGTCGCTAGGCGGCGTGCACAGCGGCTGCGGCGTGTCGTCGCTGGCGTGGCTGGCGTACGCGCTCGTGCGGGCGCAGCTCCAGCGCCGCGACGGCATGACGCCACGCGAGGTCGTCGGCGTCGCGTCGGCAATCCTCGGCCTGCTGGCGCTCTCGTGCTTGG TCTGGGTCTTCGTCGTCCTCTCTGCCGGCTACGACCCAACCACCGCGTCCTACGTCCGCCTCACCGGCGCCGCCCTCGTCAAGCGCCAGGAGCTCTGGCTCGCCACCGCCATCACCTTCTTCACCGTCCTGCCATGGCTCACCGTACGGCGCGTGCCGGTCACGGTCACCGCGCGTTCCAGCCACGCGTCGGTCATTACCTTCCAGGGCGGCGTCAAGGCCGGGCTGCTCGGCCGCATCAGCCGCTCCCCTCTCTCCGAGTGGCACGCCTTCGGCATCATCTCCGACAACGGCGACACGCACGCGATGCTCGCCGGCGCGGTGGGCGACTTCACCCGGGGCCTCATCTCGGACCCACCGACACGCCTCTGGGTGCGCGGGGTCCACTTCGCCGGGCTGCCCTACCTCCTCAACATGTACCGGCGGGCGACCATGGTCGCGACGGGCTCCGGGATATGCGTGTTCATGTCGTTCCTGAT cgAGAGGCTGCGCGGGAGGGTGGTCGTGCACGACACGGCGGTGATGGGGCGGCCGGACGTGGCGGCGCTGGCCGTGGACGCGGCGCGGCGTTGGGGctcggaggtggtggtggtgacgaGCAACCCGGAGGGGAGCAGGGACGTGGTGACGGCGTGCAACAAGGCCGGCATCCCCGCGTTCGGGCCTATCTGGGATTCTTGA
- the LOC117854487 gene encoding adenylate-forming reductase 06235 isoform X1, translated as MDWKDQAKPMMHNKFSSCRGVSFELKPSPGSSFALQAHDGHGPPQQPPDATSAGRWVWLPQTFSRASSRIFPAAFGRSPSLASSHFCDLDDEGADDDEEMAVAAAAAAVDDAPGKKASAPAASAKEAPSARSRLGVILLDQGLFTVYKRLFVLCFALNAVGLALAATGHFPYARGHAAVFAMGNILALTLCRSEAVLRAVFWLAVALFGRPWVPVVVKTGVTAILQSLGGVHSGCGVSSLAWLAYALVRAQLQRRDGMTPREVVGVASAILGLLALSCLAAFPLLRHLHHNVFERTHRFAGWTALALLWVFVVLSAGYDPTTASYVRLTGAALVKRQELWLATAITFFTVLPWLTVRRVPVTVTARSSHASVITFQGGVKAGLLGRISRSPLSEWHAFGIISDNGDTHAMLAGAVGDFTRGLISDPPTRLWVRGVHFAGLPYLLNMYRRATMVATGSGICVFMSFLMQPGPAELSLVWVAKGIEANYGEEMKAAACGSERLRGRVVVHDTAVMGRPDVAALAVDAARRWGSEVVVVTSNPEGSRDVVTACNKAGIPAFGPIWDS; from the coding sequence ATGGACTGGAAAGACCAGGCCAAGCCCATGATGCACAACAAGTTCTCGAGCTGTCGTGGCGTCTCCTTCGAGCTCAAGCCGTCGCCGGGCAGCTCGTTCGCCCTCCAAGCACACGACGGTCATGGTCCTCCCCAGCAGCCACCGGACGCCACGAGCGCCGGCCGGTGGGTCTGGCTGCCCCAGACGTTcagccgcgcctcctcccggATCTTTCCTGCGGCTTTTGGCAGGTCGCCGAGCCTAGCGAGCAGCCACTTCTGTGACCTCGACGACGAGGgcgcggacgacgacgaggagatgGCCGTCGCCGCGGCAGCTGCGGCCGTTGATGACGCGCCGGGCAAGAAGgcgagcgcgccggcggcgtcggcgaaggAGGCGCCATCGGCGCGCTCGAGGCTCGGCGTCATACTGCTCGACCAGGGCCTGTTCACCGTGTACAAGCGCCTCTTCGTGCTGTGCTTCGCGTTGAACGCCGTGGGGCTCGCGCTCGCGGCGACCGGACACTTCCCTTACGCGAGGGGGCACGCAGCCGTCTTCGCCATGGGCAACATCCTGGCGCTCACGCTGTGCCGCTCCGAGGCGGTTCTGCGGGCCGTGTTCTGGCTCGCCGTCGCGCTCTTCGGCCGGCCGTGGGTGCCCGTCGTCGTGAAGACCGGAGTGACGGCGATCCTGCAGTCGCTAGGCGGCGTGCACAGCGGCTGCGGCGTGTCGTCGCTGGCGTGGCTGGCGTACGCGCTCGTGCGGGCGCAGCTCCAGCGCCGCGACGGCATGACGCCACGCGAGGTCGTCGGCGTCGCGTCGGCAATCCTCGGCCTGCTGGCGCTCTCGTGCTTGGCCGCGTTCCCGCtgctccgccacctccaccacaaCGTGTTCGAGCGCACACACCGGTTCGCCGGCTGGACCGCGCTCGCCCTGCTCTGGGTCTTCGTCGTCCTCTCTGCCGGCTACGACCCAACCACCGCGTCCTACGTCCGCCTCACCGGCGCCGCCCTCGTCAAGCGCCAGGAGCTCTGGCTCGCCACCGCCATCACCTTCTTCACCGTCCTGCCATGGCTCACCGTACGGCGCGTGCCGGTCACGGTCACCGCGCGTTCCAGCCACGCGTCGGTCATTACCTTCCAGGGCGGCGTCAAGGCCGGGCTGCTCGGCCGCATCAGCCGCTCCCCTCTCTCCGAGTGGCACGCCTTCGGCATCATCTCCGACAACGGCGACACGCACGCGATGCTCGCCGGCGCGGTGGGCGACTTCACCCGGGGCCTCATCTCGGACCCACCGACACGCCTCTGGGTGCGCGGGGTCCACTTCGCCGGGCTGCCCTACCTCCTCAACATGTACCGGCGGGCGACCATGGTCGCGACGGGCTCCGGGATATGCGTGTTCATGTCGTTCCTGATGCAGCCCGGCCCGGCGGAGCTGTCGCTGGTGTGGGTGGCCAAGGGCATCGAGGCCAACTACGGCGAGGAGAtgaaggcggcggcgtgcggcagcgAGAGGCTGCGCGGGAGGGTGGTCGTGCACGACACGGCGGTGATGGGGCGGCCGGACGTGGCGGCGCTGGCCGTGGACGCGGCGCGGCGTTGGGGctcggaggtggtggtggtgacgaGCAACCCGGAGGGGAGCAGGGACGTGGTGACGGCGTGCAACAAGGCCGGCATCCCCGCGTTCGGGCCTATCTGGGATTCTTGA